One window of the Perca flavescens isolate YP-PL-M2 chromosome 16, PFLA_1.0, whole genome shotgun sequence genome contains the following:
- the LOC114571423 gene encoding 3-hydroxy-3-methylglutaryl-coenzyme A reductase, producing the protein MLARLFRLHGLLVASHPWEVIVGTLTLTVCLVSMNNLATSSQMCTWNKCPKAEEKVDSSDVIILTITRCMAIVYIYFQFKNLRQLGSKYILGIAGLFTVFSSFVFSTVVIHFFGKELMGLNEALPFFLLLTDLSKACALAKFALSSNSQEEVRENISQGMAILGPTFTLDALVECLVIGIGTMSGVPQLEIMCSFGCMSVLANYVVFMTFFPACVSLVLELSRESREGRPIWQLSHFAHVLAEEEDNKPNPVTQRVKVIMSLSLALVHAHTRLAAEHPGHNRSMEGPIAKRLDSGGAMWPLKLTSMDLEQVITLGLALLLAVKYVFFEQTETESSLSLMSPIISSPPSQKPTLAEDCCRRGYPAPKPQATMNGTLATNPTSPAVSGSKLPPEAGMACGETEVTPPPATSGENGLCVSGLGDSFAPTTRVPHSSCNSQTRPLEECMAILSDPQRGACFLSNKEVMNLVTSRNIPSYQLEAVLETPERGVAIRREMLSPKLPVLSALASLPYKDYDYSKVMGTCCENVIGYMPVPVGVAGPLLLDEKRFYIPMATTEGCLVASTNRGCRALSLSGGCRSRILADSMTRGPVVRLPSACRAAEVKVWLETSDGFSVIKEVFDQTSRFARLEKLTVGLAGRNLYIRFQSQTGDAMGMNMLSKGTEQALHRLRQQYPDVEVLSVSGNYCTDKKSAAINWILGRGKSAVCEATIPANVVREVLKSSAASLVDLNINKNLVGSAMAGSIGGFNAHAANIVAAIYIACGQDPAQTVGSSNCITLMEPAGPEGEDLYISCTMPSIELGTVGGGTNLAPQQACLQMLGVHGTSSDQPGDNARQLARVVCATVLAGELSLMAALAAGHLVKSHMAHNRSKTNLSETP; encoded by the exons ATGTTGGCTCGCCTGTTCAGGCTCCATGGCCTGCTGGTGGCCTCCCACCCGTGGGAGGTAATAGTGGGCACCCTCACTCTCACCGTCTGTCTCGTGTCTATGAACAACCTGGCAACCAGCAGCCAGATGTGCACCTGGAATAAGTGTCCCAAAGCCGAGGAG AAAGTCGACAGCAGTGACGTAATCATCCTAACGATCACACGATGCATGGCCATCGTTTATATCTATTTCCAGTTCAAGAATCTGCGACAACTGGGCTCCAAATATATACTGG GTATTGCAGGGTTGTTCACGGTGTTTTCCAGTTTTGTTTTCAGTACAGTGGTCATCCACTTCTTTGGGAAAGAGCTGATGGGTCTAAA TGAAGCCCTGCCGTTCTTCCTCCTGCTCACTGACCTGTCCAAAGCCTGTGCGTTGGCCAAGTTCGCCCTCAGCTCAAACTCTCAG GAGGAGGTGAGGGAGAACATCTCCCAGGGCATGGCCATCCTGGGCCCCACCTTCACCCTGGATGCTCTGGTTGAGTGTCTGGTCATTGGGATTGGCACCATGTCAG GTGTGCCTCAGTTGGAGATCATGTGTTCTTTTGGCTGTATGTCTGTCCTGGCCAATTATGTTGTCTTCATGACCTTCTTCCCTGCGTGTGTCTCCCTGGTCCTGGAG CTGTCCAGGGAAAGTCGGGAGGGCCGTCCAATCTGGCAACTGAGCCACTTTGCCCACGTGCTGGCTGAAGAAGAGGACAACAAGCCCAACCCTGTGACCCAGAGAGTTAAAGTCATCATG TCTCTGAGCCTGGCCTTGGTTCACGCTCACACTCGACTAGCAGCTGAGCATCCAGGTCACAACCGCTCGATGGAGGGACCAATAGCTAAGAGACTGGACTCCGGTGGTGCCATGTGGCCTCTGAAGCTCACCAG TATGGACCTGGAGCAGGTGATAACTCTTGGTCTTGCCCTGCTCCTGGCTGTGAAGTACGTCTTCTTTGAGCAAACGGAGACAGAGTCTTCCCTGTCCCTTATGAGTCCCATTATCAGCTCTCCCCCGAGCCAGAAGCCCACGTTGGCAGAGGACTGCTGCAGGAGGGGCTATCCAGCCCCGAAACCCCAGGCGACCATGAACGGTACCTTAGCAACCAACCCTACCTCGCCAGCTGTCTCGGGCTCTAAACTTCCCCCTGAGGCTGGCATGGCGTGCGGAGAGACGG AGGTGACTCCGCCTCCAGCAACATCCGGGGAGAACGGCCTCTGTGTTTCAGGTTTAGGGGACTCTTTTGCTCCGACAACACGCGTTCCTCATAGTAGCTGTAATTCCCAGACCCGGCCGCTGGAGGAATGTATGGCCATCCTCTCAGATCCTCAG aGGGGGGCCTGTTTTCTCAGCAATAAAGAGGTGATGAACCTGGTTACCTCACGTAACATCCCGAGCTACCAACTGGAAGCCGTCCTGGAGACTCCAGAGAGGGGCGTGGCCATCAGGAGGGAAATGCTTTCACCCAAACTGCCTGTTCTCTCTGCTTTGGCTTCTCTGCCTTATAAAGACTACGACTATTCCAAG GTGATGGGCACTTGCTGTGAGAATGTGATTGGCTACATGCCGGTGCCAGTTGGAGTGGCTGGTCCCCTCCTGTTGGATGAGAAGCGGTTTTACATTCCCATGGCGACCACAGAGGGCTGCCTGGTAGCCAGCACTAACAGAGGATGCAGGGCTCTCTCT CTGAGCGGGGGTTGCCGCAGCAGGATCCTAGCGGACAGCATGACCAGGGGTCCTGTGGTGAGGCTGCCCTCAGCGTGCCGGGCCGCCGAGGTCAAAGTCTGGCTCGAGACCTCTGATGGATTCAGCGTGATCAAAGAGGTTTTTGACCAGACCAGCAG GTTTGCTCGACTGGAGAAGCTGACAGTGGGCTTAGCGGGGAGGAACTTGTACATTCGCTTCCAGTCTCAGACAGGAGACGCCATGGGCATGAACATGCTCTCTAAG GGGACCGAGCAGGCTCTGCACAGACTCCGGCAGCAGTATCCAGACGTGGAGGTGCTGTCGGTCAGTGGCAACTATTGCACCGACAAGAAGTCTGCCGCCATAAACTGGATCCTGGGTCGGGGGAAGTCTGCAGTGTGTGAGGCCACCATCCCTGCCAACGTGGTCCGAGAG GTGTTGAAAAGCAGCGCAGCTTCTCTGGTGGATCTGAACATCAACAAGAACTTGGTGGGCTCGGCCATGGCTGGCAGTATCGGGGGTTTTAATGCTCATGCCGCCAACATTGTAGCAGCCATCTACATCGCCTGTGGACAG GACCCGGCTCAGACAGTCGGCAGCTCCAACTGTATCACTTTGATGGAGCCTGCTGGTCCAGAGGGGGAAGACCTGTACATCAGCTGCACTATGCCCTCCATAGAGCTGGGCACTGTGGGAGGGGGCACCAACCTGGCTCCACAGCAGGCCTGTCTGCAG ATGCTCGGTGTCCACGGTACCAGTTCCGACCAGCCAGGCGATAACGCCCGTCAGCTGGCCCGTGTGGTTTGTGCCACGGTGCTGGCGGGGGAGCTCTCCCTGATGGCCGCCTTAGCTGCTGGACACCTCGTCAAGAGCCACATGGCCCACAACAG ATCCAAAACGAACCTGTCGGAAACACCTTGA
- the LOC114571224 gene encoding beta-1,3-galactosyl-O-glycosyl-glycoprotein beta-1,6-N-acetylglucosaminyltransferase 4-like, with product MNTTCLVLRLKRKKFISCFLSLLTLCALLLLILRYRCISESLPPRAALDDVQTFHRYNINCKAIYEMDPVEVWKSLIIRQKQVVEDKDESLLNLTSNCPLFIKSRGYDNVCVSEEEKGFPLAYSLVVHKSAWMIERLIRTLYSPSNIYCIHYDQKSSAQFISAVEGLARCLPNVFIASKRESVYYASFSRLKADLNCLSDLLGSEVKWKYVINLCGQDFPLRSNIELVSELKKLKGDNMLETSRPTEHKKERFTFHHELRDVSFEYKKLPVKTEQLKDPPPHSIEVFSGNAYFVLSRDFVVHMKSSVVVKDFLAWSEDTYSPDEHFWATLVRLPGVPGEVPRSHPDVTDLMSQTRLVKWQYLEENLYPPCSGTHVRSVCIYGAAEMRWLLNYGHWFANKFDPKVDPILIQCLEEKLEEKQKLFQTVASHNCHKG from the coding sequence ATGAATACAACGTGTTTAGTACTGAGACTAAAAAGGAAGAAATTCATCTCTTGCTTCCTGTCACTGCTGACTCTGTGTGCCCTGCTACTGCTCATTCTGAGGTACAGATGCATCTCTGAGTCCTTACCTCCCCGGGCGGCTTTAGATGACGTCCAGACATTCCACAGGTACAATATTAATTGTAAGGCTATATACGAAATGGACCCAGTGGAGGTGTGGAAGTCGCTGATCATCAGACAGAAACAAGTTGTGGAAGACAAGGATGAAAGTCTGCTTAACCTCACCTCAAACTGCCCATTGTTCATCAAGTCCAGAGGTTATGATAACGTGTGTGtctcagaggaggagaaaggctTTCCTCTCGCTTACTCACTGGTTGTGCACAAATCTGCATGGATGATAGAGAGACTCATCCGAACGCTGTACTCGCCCAGTAACATCTACTGTATCCACTATGATCAAAAGTCCTCGGCTCAGTTCATCTCAGCCGTAGAGGGTTTGGCCCGCTGTTTGCCCAATGTCTTCATCGCCTCCAAGCGAGAGTCTGTCTATTATGCCAGCTTCAGTCGATTAAAAGCTGATCTCAACTGTCTGTCCGACCTTTTGGGGTCAGAAGTCAAGTGGAAGTATGTCATCAACCTCTGTGGCCAAGATTTCCCCCTGAGGTCTAACATCGAGCTGGTGTCAGAACTTAAGAAGTTAAAAGGAGACAACATGCTGGAGACAAGCCGACCCACTGAGCACAAGAAGGAGAGGTTCACCTTTCACCACGAGCTGAGGGATGTCAGCTTTGAATATAAGAAACTGCCGGTGAAAACAGAGCAGCTAAAGGACCCACCGCCACACAGCATCGAGGTGTTCTCTGGGAATGCCTACTTTGTCTTGTCCCGGGACTTTGTTGTGCACATGAAGTCCTCGGTTGTGGTGAAAGATTTTTTGGCCTGGTCAGAGGACACCTACTCTCCAGACGAACACTTCTGGGCAACACTTGTGCGACTGCCAGGTGTACCTGGAGAGGTGCCCAGATCGCATCCCGATGTCACCGACCTGATGAGTCAGACCCGGCTGGTGAAGTGGCAGTACCTGGAGGAGAACCTTTACCCACCCTGCTCAGGGACACACGTCCGCAGCGTTTGTATTTATGGTGCTGCAGAAATGCGTTGGTTGCTCAACTACGGCCACTGGTTCGCCAATAAGTTTGACCCCAAAGTGGACCCCATTCTCATTCAGTGCCTTGAGGAGAAGCTGgaggaaaaacaaaagttaTTCCAAACAGTGGCATCCCATAACTGCCATAAGGGTTAA